Below is a genomic region from Marinicella rhabdoformis.
CCGTTGGCTTTCAAGGAGAATCTGTTGGTGAAGTGGTATTCAATACCGCACTAACAGGCTATCAAGAGATTTTGTCTGATCCTTCATATGCGGGTCAAATGGTGACATTAACCTACCCACACATTGGCAATACAGGTACCAATCCGGGTGATAATGAATCGAGTCAAGTACATGCCAAAGGCTTGATCGTTCGCAGTTATTCAGAACAAGCCAGTAACTGGCGTAGTGCTGAAACATTAGGTGATTATTTAGTGCGTCATAAAGTGGTGGCTATTTCTGGTATTGATACACGAGAACTGACTCAAAAGCTGCGTCAAAATGGTTCTATGAATGCTTGTATGATGGTCGCTAACAGTGGGTCAGATGCCATTGATGTTGAATCGGCCATCGAAAAAGCCAAGCATCACGGTGGTACCAGCGGTCAAGACTTGGCCAAAGTGGTGACACAAAGTGAAACCACCGAGTGGCAAGGCGGTACTTTTGATTTAGATTCTAATCAACACACCAACCCAGATGGTGATAAATACCATGTGGTTTGTTATGACTTTGGTGTGAAGCAAAACATCTTACGCATTATGAAAGACCTGGGTTGTAAGTTAACTGTGGTTCCAGCTCAAACATCAGCAGCTGATGTGTTGGCGATGAATCCTGATGGCATTTTCTTATCAAACGGCCCGGGAGATCCTGCGGCTTGTGATTATGCGATTGAAGCATGTCGCGAGTTCTTGAACACAGACATTCCTTTATTTGGCATCTGTCTGGGGCATCAGATCATGGCTTTGGCTTCGGACTTACCGACGTTAAAGATGAAATTTGGACACCACGGTGCCAATCACCCAGTAGAAAACTGTGCTGATAAGACGGTTTTGATCACCAGTCAGAACCACAACTATGCAGTCGATGAGGCGAATTTGCCAGCTCACATTGAAGTAAC
It encodes:
- the carA gene encoding glutamine-hydrolyzing carbamoyl-phosphate synthase small subunit translates to MTQLNQFLFPSSDQPKAILALEDGSVFYGTSVGFQGESVGEVVFNTALTGYQEILSDPSYAGQMVTLTYPHIGNTGTNPGDNESSQVHAKGLIVRSYSEQASNWRSAETLGDYLVRHKVVAISGIDTRELTQKLRQNGSMNACMMVANSGSDAIDVESAIEKAKHHGGTSGQDLAKVVTQSETTEWQGGTFDLDSNQHTNPDGDKYHVVCYDFGVKQNILRIMKDLGCKLTVVPAQTSAADVLAMNPDGIFLSNGPGDPAACDYAIEACREFLNTDIPLFGICLGHQIMALASDLPTLKMKFGHHGANHPVENCADKTVLITSQNHNYAVDEANLPAHIEVTHKSLFDGSVQGIRRTDKPAYGFQGHPEASPGPHEAKKLFQPFIDNMQQVKG